A region of Candidatus Diapherotrites archaeon DNA encodes the following proteins:
- the ftsZ gene encoding cell division protein FtsZ → MEDLLRKAIKRAKAEELQKQGRPKQASKDDESIEKLLKSSQAKIVVVGCGGAGCNTLQRMFEVGIVGGSTLAVNTDAQDLLKVSTDKKILIGKQLTRGLGAGSDPSVGEAAAKESLGELKDALKGSDLIFITCGMGGGTGTGSAPVVAEIAKEMKALTIGVVTLPFTVEGRKRSENAMLGIGNLRRSADTVIVIPNDKILEIAPDLPVNAAFKVADEVLTNAVKGITEMVTKPGLINLDFADLRTILSKGGAAMIGLGESKSSDASETRALEAVENALTSPLLDVDISDANRALINVIGGSDMTLREAEMVVETVSTRISPKAHIIWGAMVDDEVPKGKIQAMVVIAGGRFPYLDGGMSEKGELDLGIEFT, encoded by the coding sequence ATGGAAGATCTTTTGAGAAAGGCGATTAAGAGGGCAAAAGCCGAAGAGCTGCAGAAACAGGGCAGGCCGAAGCAGGCTTCGAAGGACGACGAAAGCATCGAAAAGCTGCTGAAATCTTCGCAGGCGAAAATCGTTGTCGTGGGCTGCGGTGGAGCGGGCTGCAACACTCTGCAGAGAATGTTCGAAGTCGGCATTGTCGGAGGCTCGACTCTTGCCGTCAACACCGACGCGCAGGACCTGTTGAAGGTGAGCACCGACAAGAAAATCCTGATCGGAAAACAGCTGACGCGCGGTTTGGGCGCCGGCTCCGATCCGAGCGTGGGCGAAGCCGCGGCAAAAGAAAGCCTCGGCGAACTGAAAGACGCGCTGAAGGGCAGCGACCTGATTTTCATAACCTGCGGAATGGGTGGAGGAACCGGCACGGGCTCCGCGCCTGTTGTAGCGGAAATCGCAAAGGAAATGAAGGCGCTGACAATTGGCGTTGTGACTTTGCCTTTCACCGTTGAAGGGCGGAAGCGCAGCGAAAATGCCATGCTTGGCATAGGAAACCTGCGGAGGAGCGCGGACACCGTCATTGTCATTCCGAACGACAAGATACTTGAAATCGCGCCGGATTTGCCGGTCAACGCGGCATTCAAGGTAGCGGACGAAGTCCTCACCAATGCCGTCAAAGGCATAACCGAAATGGTCACAAAGCCCGGCCTCATAAACCTCGACTTTGCGGACCTGCGCACAATCCTTTCAAAGGGCGGCGCGGCAATGATCGGCTTGGGTGAAAGCAAGTCCTCGGACGCATCCGAAACAAGGGCACTGGAAGCAGTCGAGAATGCATTGACTTCCCCGCTTTTGGACGTTGACATCAGTGACGCGAACCGCGCGCTCATCAATGTCATAGGCGGAAGCGACATGACCCTGCGCGAAGCCGAAATGGTCGTTGAAACGGTTTCAACGCGCATTTCCCCGAAAGCGCACATAATCTGGGGCGCAATGGTCGACGACGAGGTTCCGAAAGGCAAAATCCAGGCAATGGTAGTCATTGCCGGCGGGCGCTTTCCATACCTTGACGGCGGAATGTCCGAAAAAGGCGAACTGGATTTGGGAATCGAATTTACATAA
- a CDS encoding protein translocase SEC61 complex subunit gamma — protein MIDKVKKFVSDARRVFMISKKPDAQEFSVMAKVTALGIIVIGIIGFIVLLIFTLSGLGK, from the coding sequence ATGATTGACAAGGTCAAAAAGTTTGTTTCCGACGCGCGCAGGGTTTTCATGATTTCGAAGAAGCCTGACGCGCAGGAATTCTCGGTCATGGCGAAGGTAACGGCCCTGGGCATAATAGTCATAGGCATAATCGGCTTCATTGTCCTGCTGATTTTCACGCTTTCAGGTCTCGGCAAGTGA
- a CDS encoding S-methyl-5-thioribose-1-phosphate isomerase, translated as MADKNVLRIAEDIRGLRIQGASKILKAAISAISGWAGRSDAKSIGQFRKQLKENIVALAKARPTEPGLRNALKIILTHSAGEEDVEKAKLLVAEECAKAKDRAEDARRGIARIGAEMMEKDSVVFTHCHSNTIEAMLEKAWRDKKISEVICTETRPRYQGRITAENLSRFGIPVTMIVDSASATFIKKADYFFSGADSVTADGSAINKIGTRAISLAAKKADVPHYVVTSSYKFDAETLTHDTEIEERDPDEVWAERPKSLKIANPAFDVTEAELVAGIIYENGILAPHLFAVQMFREMGMEKRKTISLLSLLKNKK; from the coding sequence ATGGCCGACAAAAACGTGCTGCGCATTGCCGAAGACATACGCGGACTCCGCATCCAGGGCGCGTCAAAGATCCTGAAAGCCGCAATAAGCGCGATATCCGGCTGGGCCGGAAGAAGCGATGCTAAAAGCATTGGGCAGTTCAGGAAGCAGCTCAAGGAAAACATTGTCGCTTTGGCCAAGGCAAGGCCCACAGAACCCGGCCTGAGGAATGCGCTGAAAATAATTCTCACGCACTCCGCAGGAGAAGAAGACGTTGAAAAGGCGAAACTGCTTGTTGCAGAGGAATGCGCGAAGGCAAAGGACCGGGCAGAAGATGCAAGGCGCGGGATTGCAAGAATCGGCGCGGAAATGATGGAAAAAGATTCTGTTGTCTTCACGCACTGCCATTCCAACACTATCGAGGCAATGCTGGAAAAGGCCTGGAGGGACAAGAAAATCAGCGAAGTCATCTGCACCGAGACACGGCCGCGCTATCAGGGCAGGATAACAGCGGAAAACCTCTCGCGCTTCGGCATTCCCGTAACAATGATTGTCGACTCGGCCTCAGCAACGTTCATCAAAAAGGCGGACTACTTTTTTTCCGGCGCGGACTCGGTTACGGCGGACGGAAGCGCGATAAACAAGATTGGAACGCGCGCAATCTCGCTTGCCGCAAAAAAAGCGGATGTTCCGCACTATGTTGTGACGTCATCCTACAAGTTTGACGCGGAAACCCTCACGCACGACACAGAAATAGAGGAAAGGGACCCGGATGAAGTGTGGGCTGAAAGGCCTAAAAGCCTGAAAATAGCTAATCCTGCCTTCGACGTGACCGAAGCCGAGCTTGTGGCGGGCATAATTTACGAAAACGGAATCCTTGCACCGCACCTTTTCGCGGTCCAAATGTTCAGGGAAATGGGCATGGAAAAAAGAAAAACGATTTCGCTGTTAAGCCTGCTCAAGAACAAAAAATGA
- a CDS encoding transcription elongation factor Spt5 — protein sequence MIFPVRTTVGQESLVVDILSSKIHKEELNIYSISVIPGLKGYILIEADNEVTVRRGITGTPHIKGSGIVKGAVNIEELSSLLEAKPLMQAITAGMKVELVSGPLKGEKAVVLRVNETKEEVTVELLEGVVKMPITTKAENIRIIKE from the coding sequence GTGATTTTTCCGGTTAGGACAACAGTCGGGCAGGAAAGCCTTGTCGTCGACATTTTGAGCAGCAAAATCCACAAAGAGGAGTTGAACATTTATTCCATCAGCGTCATTCCGGGCCTGAAAGGCTATATCCTGATTGAGGCCGACAACGAAGTCACTGTCAGGCGCGGAATAACGGGAACTCCGCACATCAAGGGTTCGGGCATAGTCAAGGGCGCCGTCAACATCGAGGAGCTTTCCTCGTTGCTTGAAGCAAAGCCGCTTATGCAGGCCATAACCGCGGGCATGAAGGTCGAGCTTGTTTCCGGGCCGCTGAAAGGCGAAAAGGCGGTTGTTTTGAGGGTCAACGAGACAAAGGAAGAGGTCACGGTTGAACTGCTTGAAGGCGTCGTCAAGATGCCGATTACTACAAAAGCGGAGAACATCCGCATAATCAAGGAATAA
- a CDS encoding 50S ribosomal protein L11: MPEIGVLVEGGKATASAPLGPALGPLGVNIGEVVSQINEKTKAYAGMKVPVKVIVDSSTKSFEIEVGSPPMSALVKKEISLQKGAANPKLENVGNLTMDQVKKIAEMKLDGLTSYSMKSAAREVIGTCNSMGVSIDGKKAKDVQREFDAGNLDSVFG, encoded by the coding sequence ATGCCGGAAATAGGTGTTTTGGTTGAAGGCGGAAAAGCGACAGCGTCCGCTCCGTTGGGCCCGGCTTTGGGGCCTCTTGGAGTTAACATCGGCGAGGTTGTCAGCCAGATCAACGAGAAGACAAAGGCCTATGCCGGCATGAAGGTTCCGGTCAAGGTAATAGTCGATTCTTCCACGAAAAGCTTTGAAATCGAGGTCGGAAGCCCGCCTATGAGCGCGCTGGTCAAAAAGGAAATCAGCCTGCAGAAGGGAGCCGCCAACCCAAAGCTTGAAAACGTCGGAAATCTGACAATGGACCAGGTCAAAAAAATAGCGGAAATGAAGCTTGACGGCCTGACATCCTATTCCATGAAATCCGCGGCGCGCGAGGTCATTGGAACGTGCAATTCCATGGGCGTTTCGATTGACGGCAAGAAAGCCAAGGACGTGCAGAGGGAATTCGACGCGGGCAATTTAGATTCAGTGTTCGGCTGA
- a CDS encoding type II toxin-antitoxin system HicB family antitoxin, producing the protein MLMNFSAVIKKDAGWFVAYCPELGVVSQGKTKKSALANLKVIFCS; encoded by the coding sequence CTCATGAATTTTTCCGCTGTTATAAAAAAAGATGCCGGCTGGTTTGTTGCTTATTGTCCTGAACTTGGCGTTGTAAGCCAAGGCAAAACAAAAAAGAGCGCTTTAGCCAACCTGAAAGTCATTTTTTGTTCTTGA